GAATTACTATGGCACAGGCGGTGACTTAAATGTAGATGAACTAAAAGATGTGATTCCAATCACAGAATCCTATGGCTTATGGCACCCTCAAGAAGGAGTCGTAAATGGTCATTTAAAATCTAAAGAAAAAGATAAAATAAAAATAATTGGACAGTTACGTCAGGGCGTTTCCAAAATCATTGAGGACAAATCATATTCTCCTTCCATTTCTCAAAAATGGACTATAGCTGATATGATAACCGGATTTGGTGTTGCCGCTTCATTGGAGGAATTTTATTCTATTTATAAAAATCAAAGTCTAAAAAATCAAAAAGTTTTGATCCAGGGATGGGGAAATGTTGCTGCTGCTGCCGGTTTTTATTTAGCCAAAAAAGGAGCATTAATTTGTGGAATTCTTGATAAAGAGTTAGGCTTGATTGATGAATCAGGATTGTCAGTAGAAAAAGTAACAGAACTTTTTAATAACAGAAACGGAAATCAATTAGCTGACCCAGAAGCTTCTTCTAATACTGAAATTGATAAAAAATTCTGGGATATTCCTGCTGATATATTTTTACCTTGTGCAGCCTCCAGACTTATAAATAAAGGTCATCTCGAAAGACTTTTAAAATCAGGTGTACACACTATTTCCAGCGGGGCAAATGTGCCTTTTGATGATGAAGATCCTTTTTACGGTCCAACAACAGCTTTTGCTGATGAAAACTTCAGCCTGATTCCTGATTTTATTGCAAACTGTGGTATGGCAAGGACCTTTGCATATCTTATGGAAAACGATATAGAAATTTCTGATAAAAACATCTTTAATGATGTTCAAAATACAATCAAGCAGAGTTTAGAAGAATGTAAAACTAAATCTGATAAGCTTCGTATGATAAGTCAAAACGGTTTACAAATAGCTTTACAAAAATTAATGTAACTAACACTTTATTAATGGAGGTTCCCCAATGTAATCTGCCGAAAAAGAAAAAAAAATCTCTACTGAAAATTGTA
The Chitinophagaceae bacterium DNA segment above includes these coding regions:
- a CDS encoding amino acid dehydrogenase gives rise to the protein MDDLLDHYKKKQPHIVFEWKDTETDATGWIVINSLRNGACGGGTRMRKGLNRLEVEYLAKVMEIKFTVSGPSIGGAKSGINFDPSHPDRKGVLNRWFQAVIPILKNYYGTGGDLNVDELKDVIPITESYGLWHPQEGVVNGHLKSKEKDKIKIIGQLRQGVSKIIEDKSYSPSISQKWTIADMITGFGVAASLEEFYSIYKNQSLKNQKVLIQGWGNVAAAAGFYLAKKGALICGILDKELGLIDESGLSVEKVTELFNNRNGNQLADPEASSNTEIDKKFWDIPADIFLPCAASRLINKGHLERLLKSGVHTISSGANVPFDDEDPFYGPTTAFADENFSLIPDFIANCGMARTFAYLMENDIEISDKNIFNDVQNTIKQSLEECKTKSDKLRMISQNGLQIALQKLM